Proteins encoded within one genomic window of Bombina bombina isolate aBomBom1 chromosome 1, aBomBom1.pri, whole genome shotgun sequence:
- the LOC128642845 gene encoding cortexin-3: protein MLLAMTGEILSTTLTTSGAALPMTSLTLEQKAAFVLVFFLFIFLGLLIIRCFRILLDPYRSMPSSTWTDYMEKDTFDYRWA, encoded by the coding sequence ATGCTTCTGGCAATGACTGGAGAGATTCTAAGCACAACACTTACCACCTCTGGAGCTGCACTGCCAATGACCTCCCTAACCTTGGAACAAAAAGCAGCCTTTGTATTAGTCTTCTTCCTATTTATTTTCCTTGGGCTTCTCATAATTCGCTGCTTCAGAATTCTCTTGGACCCATACCGTAGTATGCCATCATCCACATGGACAGACTATATGGAAAAAGACACCTTTGATTATCGCTGGGCCTAA